GAGAACATACGCGGTTCCAGCTCATGCATGCTGTAGCCACACACCGGACAGGCAAAGTTCGCCGAGAACAACAGTTCAGGCTGGGTTGGGTCGTCCATATCGGCAACAACGATGCTACCACCGGACAGATCCAGCGCGGTTTCGAATGACTCCGCCAGCCGCTGTGCCAGATCGTCACGCACTTTAAAGCGATCGACGACGACTTCAATGGTGTGCTTTTTCTGTAATTCCAGCGTCGGCGGATCGGACAGATCGCACACTTCACCGTCGATACGGGCGCGGATATAGCCCTGCGACGCCAGATTTTCCAGCGTCTTACTGTGTTCGCCTTTGCGATCTTTCACAATCGGTGCCAGCAGCATCAGGCGTTTGCCTTCCGGCTGTGCCAGCACGTTGTCCACCATCTGGCTGACCGTTTGTGCATCCAGCGGCACATCGTGCTCCGGGCAACGCGGCTCACCCACGCGAGCAAACAGCAGGCGCAGATAATCATGAATTTCGGTAATCGTCCCGACCGTAGAACGCGGGTTGTGCGAGGTGGATTTCTGTTCGATAGAGATGGCGGGCGACAGCCCTTCGATATGATCGACGTCCGGTTTTTCCATCAGCGACAAAAACTGACGGGCATAGGCGGAGAGGGATTCCACATAGCGCCGCTGCCCTTCGGCATACAGCGTGTCAAACGCCAGCGATGACTTACCCGACCCCGACAAACCGGTGATTACGATCAGCTTGTCACGAGGGATTATCAGGTTGATATTCTTGAGATTATGGGTACGAGCACCACGAACTTCGATCTTATCCATTCACACACTTCCCGGAATAAAAACGGTTTGTCATCGCCTCTCGAAGAGAGAGAACCGGTACGAAACGAGCAATTATGGCACAAACAAGGCTGAATGGATATCCAGTATTAAACCCGTTTACCTTGCAAACGCTGCAAATTTTACTTTCATTTCTGAAGCCATTTCGCAGGTATGACAGAGAGTTTTCCACATGGTAAGATTGATCGTTTAGACTTAGAAAATAAATCTACCGATTCATCAGGAGACGAGCATGGCCAGCAGAGGCGTTAATAAAGTGATTCTTGTCGGGAATCTGGGTCAAGACCCGGAAGTCCGCTATATGCCGAATGGTGGTGCAGTTGCCAACATCACGCTGGCTACGTCGGAAAGCTGGCGTGACAAGCAAACCGGTGAGCAGAAAGAGAAGACCGAATGGCACCGTGTCGTGCTGTTCGGCAAACTGGCAGAAGTCGCGGGCGAATACCTGCGCAAAGGCTCTCAGGTTTACATCGAAGGCGCACTGCAAACCCGTAAATGGGCCGATCAGGCTGGCGTAGAGCGCTACACCACCGAAGTCGTCGTTAACGTCGGCGGCACCATGCAGATGCTGGGTGGACGCCAGGGCGGCGGCGCACCAGCAGGCGGTAACGCAGGTGGCGGTCAGCAACAAGGCGGTTGGGGCCAACCTCAGCAGCCGCAGGGCGGCAACCAGTTCAGCGGCGGCGCGCAATCTCAACAGCGTCCAGCACAGAACCATTCCTCTACAAGCAATGCTCCAGCGCAAAGCAACGAACCGCCAATGGATTTCGACGACGACATTCCGTTTTAAGTGCGCCGTTTAGCTTTGTAAATCAATCGCTTACGGCAACTTCATGTCGCAAGTATAGGCTGTTGGAAAGCCTATTGCAAGCCTAACTTATCCTTGTCTAGTAATAGACTTGAACCTCGAAAGAGGGAGGGGAGTGCAGCATGTTAGGAAAAGGCTGGTGGCGGGGAAACTATCTACTTTGCGCCAGTCATTGCAAGTCCTATATGGTTAAACCTGATTGGTTGAATCATAGTCCATAGTGGGTTTCGGGATATCTTTGACTCACGATAGTTAAGGAGTCATACCAATGTTTATGATGATTATGGTTAGAAGGTCATCATATCCGACAACATTGGCACCTGCTCGGTGAGAGTGGTAATTGGACGTAAGTGAAACCTAAGTAGGACGCCTCTTGACTACAGAGAAATGCGGGATCACCTAAGTTGGTTTGAATTTAACAACCAATATGGTGACGGAGGCTCCGTAGTACCCAACGTAGCCCTGTAATGGGGTAGCAGTCGGTTTTAATCCGACCTGAAACTTGGATATAAGCAATGGGGTGACCCATGTGAAAATTCAAATGTAAGGGGGAAGGGAGACAGTTAGACGCGATACTAATAGAAGCGAGGTTCGATAGTCAGTGCTATCAGACAGAACACTCAAAGCTCTAAGTGGTATTAGTAAAGCAAGTAAACAAGGTTGCAAGATCAAGAAACTACACAAAATCATGTGTAGTCATCAGGATCTCTGGATGCAGGCTTACGCCAACATCTATCCCAATCGTGGAGCCATGACGAAAGGGATAGACGATAACACATTAGATGGAATGGGCATTGAAAGGATTAATCATCTAATCAACCTCATAAAATCTGGTAGTTATTTTCCTAAACCTTGCAGACGCACACACATACCCAAAGATGCTCGGAAGCCGAATGGTAAGAAAAGACCTCTTGGAATACCAAGTGGTGATGACAAGCTGATACAAGAGGTCATGAGAATGATCTTGGAAGAAATCTACGAACCAATCTTCAGTGACTGGAGTTATGGATTTCGACCTAGGCGGTCTTGCCACACCGCTCTGACTGAAATTAGAGACAGTTGGAAAGGAACCAAGTGGGTATGTGACGTAGATATCAAGGGGTACTTCGACAACATTAACCATGACCTCCTGCTGAGATTTCTCAGTAAGAGAATTGATGATCGACCTTTTCTTGCGCTTCTTAGGAAGTTCTTAAAGGCTGGTTACATGGAAGAATGGCGTTATTTTGGCACCCACACGGGAACCCCGCAAGGCGGGATAATTTCCCCGATACTAGCCAATGTTTTTCTCCATGAACTTGATGAGTTTATGAAAACTAAAATCAAAGAGTTCAGCAAAGGGGGACGAAGAAAA
This genomic interval from Pectobacterium aquaticum contains the following:
- the ssb1 gene encoding single-stranded DNA-binding protein SSB1; this translates as MASRGVNKVILVGNLGQDPEVRYMPNGGAVANITLATSESWRDKQTGEQKEKTEWHRVVLFGKLAEVAGEYLRKGSQVYIEGALQTRKWADQAGVERYTTEVVVNVGGTMQMLGGRQGGGAPAGGNAGGGQQQGGWGQPQQPQGGNQFSGGAQSQQRPAQNHSSTSNAPAQSNEPPMDFDDDIPF